Below is a genomic region from Onychostoma macrolepis isolate SWU-2019 chromosome 15, ASM1243209v1, whole genome shotgun sequence.
GGTCAAGACCAACTCCCTGTACATAGACGAGGTGATCTGCCATCAGCTACGTCAGCCTGTGGTTATTCACAACTTCTGAACAGGGCTCATGTATGGCGGAAAGGCCTagtatatttaattgtgttttggaaaaagattttcctttaaataattttatgtaattttgatGGTTTCAACACAgtttctttaatatttctacTGGGATGTTTCCTCTTCCATTTGGTTTGGTTTGTCTGTTTGTTGCACCATTGAATGAGACTgtttgataaaatataaaaaaaaatgctaaattaaaaaatatattaaaaaccatGCTCCCAAGTTACTTGGTTCTAGTCTTAAAAGATGAATGgatgatttataataaaaaatgcaaaaaataataataatcaggtATAATgatgttatttgttttttggaaaattaTTTCGGTGCTAACAATACTggtttttgtattaatttagttttactaTTAATGATGGGAGGTGTATCAAGTACACATACCTCTGTAGTAATGATAAGCCATTTCTGAAACATGAAACAATCAGTCAGATCAAGTAAAAAGCACCAAACGGATTGCCAGAAAAACTGCTGTCGCATCAGCTCATTTGAGCCCTTCAAATATTAGGTAAGCAACCATTTTAACAATTCTGGAAATAAAGGTGTAGTTgttgaggtgttttttttttttttgtaactaatAACGACACCTCActttatgtgtgtatttttattattgacaGTTGTGCTACAGTATAAATAGACATGATTGCTTTCTCATTACATTATTCAGAGATGCTACAAACATTGCTGTTCATCTTGACTGCCGTTCAAATGACAGTGAGTTTTGGTGAGTTTTAATTTCTGTGACATTTAcacttatttattacttattttgtttttccacgttaaaaaatattactagGTGTAAtaagtgaaaacaaaataataatgaaaataatgtaaaaagaaTATTTTTCCCTTTGATTTGAGTCAATGGTATTATGAAACTTAGAAAAATAGAATATCTAGTTGTAGAAAAATATTGCCAAGATCAAGGTTCAGTGAAGAAGAAGCTCCAGTTTAGTGAATAAAACTGAATATAACtacaatattttgattaatttcagACCCTGATGATCCGACTGATATCTATTCCATCAATGTAGAAAACCGGCCTCTCACTGGAGAGGCCAGTTTGTGCatcagagtgtttttttttttttactgtcccTCAAAGTGTCTCAGATCCCATTAGGAGAACCTGGTTCAAAGGAGATCCACAAAACCCAGCTGTTGAAGTTCCTCATTTTTCCACAAATGTTGTATTTCCTCACAATAAGAGAGAGTGCAACTTTCTGCTAAAAAACTTGGTTCAGGGTGAATCTGATGGGGAATACAGATTAAAACTGCAGTGGGGAGAAGGAAACGTGTATATCTTTCCTCAGACAGTAAACATTACTGTAAAAGGTtggttgtgtgtttgtatacagtatatgtctttttaatttaaGTCACTCAAATTTATACCATGGGCTGTTTGAATACTCAGTCCTGATCAAATTTATGTAATCATACTGCGCTACTTTATTTTACTTCCAAATTTCAGATCTATTCATCTGTAGATAAAATAACTAAAGGAAATGAACCATTATGATTGTCCGTTAAGTCAAATTTTGTGCTGCAAACATCAACAGCAGCTTTAACTTGTCCATGTGACCAGCGTATAAGCAAGATAACAGGTGTGCATAAAACCATTTAAAGTGATAGAATAATAGAATGTTTAACTTTAGAAATTCTGATTTCAATAAATCATTGTGTTTTAAGAACTCACCCAGAAGCCAACAATAAACGTCCCACTGCTCACAGAAGGAGAGAAAGCCGAGATATCATGCAAAGTCCCAGGATATTGCATGAATCCCACAACAAATATTGTGTGGACAGGGATTGAGCCTGATGAAGTTAAAAGGATAACCTCAAGGGTGATTGGCCGGGATgaagtgttttcaacattgacttTCCATCCTAGGCTTGAACATCACAATACTAACCTCACCTGCAGAGTCATTTTTCAAGAAAACATCCAGACTGAAAGTACTGTCATCCTCAAAGCACAATGTATGTATCATTTCACTTATAACACATCATAAGAGTGTAATGGACAAAATTGCCCTAATAGCAATCGTTTCATGATGTTAATCATAATTGCCATTAAATGATAATTCATCAACTTCATTTCAGATGCCCCCAAAATCCTGAACAGCTCCCGTTGTTTCGTGTGGAGTGATGAACTGAGCTGCAtgtgtgtcagcagtggtgtgCCGTTACCCCAGATATCCTGGCCAATATTGAACGGCACCACTAAACACTGCAGTGCTATTTCAACAGAGAACATCATCAGCATTAGCAACATCTCCATTCCTGGTTTCAGGAACATCAACGCCACTGTTGAATGTGTCAGTGTCAATCTCATTGGTACGACAAAGATGGAAATCCAAGTGCACTATCATGGTGAAAAACCCCAAGGTAAGCAGGAGGCAATCAtcatatgtattttatacaAATCATCCAAACCATTTCCATTATGAAAAtcttaattgttttctatttactttttgtcattttttagaaataagCTGCAGTTTGTCAACCCCTTGGATATTATTTACCCTTTCATTTGTTCTAAATGTCATCATTGCTTCCTGTTTGATTGTTGTCGTTGTATGGTAAGAACTTCATAAACTCAAAAAACAAATGTTGGCTGgccatttcatttaaatgtttgttagtCAGCAATTCCACAAGTTTTACCATTATCATTTTGACAGGAGGAGAGAAAAATGTATGAAACCAAAAGATGACGACCATGTCTACATGACTGCAATGAAGAGAGAGGAATCGGTGTACGAGACTATCAAAATGTTGTGAGAGAGGTCTTTTTTAGTGATTTGTTCAGCACATTACAGCTTTAaagtgttagttcacccaaaaatgaaaattagcccatgatttactcaccctcaaggcatcctaggtgtatatgactttattttttcagacaaatccaatcGGAGATtaatgtcctggctctttcaagctttataatggcagcaggtgtttttttttgttcaacagtccaaaagaagtccaataaagcgcatccatccataataaacaGTGCCACGCGTCTCTGGGGGgtgaataattttgtttttgtaagaaaaatatccatatttaaaacattacaaacagTTTTCTCTAACTTCCGCTAACTGTTGTACACACAAGCAGTTCTGGACGGATGACATAAGACATATACATAGCGCATATGCCGGTAAGAAGTGACAAACACGGAAGCGCGGAGGAGAGAGCAATACAAAACGCTGGTCACaaattagatatttttttataggttttcgatataagccaagaagagactggttttcc
It encodes:
- the LOC131554258 gene encoding LOW QUALITY PROTEIN: sialic acid-binding Ig-like lectin 6 (The sequence of the model RefSeq protein was modified relative to this genomic sequence to represent the inferred CDS: deleted 1 base in 1 codon), coding for MLQTLLFILTAVQMTVSFDPDDPTDIYSINVENRPLTGEASLCIRVFFFFTVPQSVSDPIRRTWFKGDPQNPAVEVPHFSTNVVFPHNKRECNFLLKNLVQGESDGEYRLKLQWGEGNVYIFPQTVNITVKELTQKPTINVPLLTEGEKAEISCKVPGYCMNPTTNIVWTGIEPDEVKRITSRVIGRDEVFSTLTFHPRLEHHNTNLTCRVIFQENIQTESTVILKAQYAPKILNSSRCFVWSDELSCMCVSSGVPLPQISWPILNGTTKHCSAISTENIISISNISIPGFRNINATVECVSVNLIGTTKMEIQVHYHGEKPQEISCSLSTPWILFTLSFVLNVIIASCLIVVVVWRREKCMKPKDDDHVYMTAMKREESVYETIKMFRWRRVWALALWQRPESSHRTIHPRCIVIYT